The following are encoded in a window of Bacillus sp. SORGH_AS_0510 genomic DNA:
- a CDS encoding VOC family protein, with product MGDFHRKPNVYVGEVNIKVKDLERSITFYQTIIGLQVLEKAKDRAVLTANGKTPLVTLEQPEDVVAKSGRTTGLYHFAILLPARADLSVFLRHLLKTGYPLGAADHYVSEALYLDDPDGNGIEVYRDRSADEWTWKNGMVDMATEQLDAQGILAASDAEWKGLPSETLMGHIHLHVADLHKAEEFYTKGLGFERVATYPQAVFLSTGKYHHHIAINTWQGVGAPPPPRNSVGLNWYTLVFPEASVREAAVKQLQQIGAPVKKEQDYYLTNDPAGNQIRLVI from the coding sequence ATGGGGGATTTTCATCGTAAACCTAATGTCTATGTTGGAGAAGTGAATATTAAAGTGAAGGACTTAGAACGTTCAATTACTTTTTACCAAACCATAATTGGATTACAGGTGTTAGAAAAAGCAAAGGATCGTGCGGTCTTAACAGCAAATGGGAAAACCCCTTTAGTTACACTTGAACAGCCTGAAGATGTGGTTGCAAAGTCCGGACGTACAACGGGTTTATATCATTTCGCTATATTATTGCCAGCACGAGCTGATTTATCGGTTTTTTTACGCCATTTACTGAAAACTGGTTATCCACTTGGCGCTGCTGACCATTATGTAAGTGAAGCATTGTATCTAGATGATCCAGATGGCAATGGGATTGAAGTATATCGAGACCGTTCTGCAGATGAGTGGACCTGGAAAAATGGGATGGTTGATATGGCAACGGAACAGCTCGATGCCCAAGGAATTCTAGCTGCGAGTGATGCCGAATGGAAGGGGTTACCGTCCGAAACGTTAATGGGGCATATCCATCTTCATGTAGCAGATTTGCACAAAGCAGAAGAATTTTACACAAAAGGTCTCGGGTTTGAGCGTGTTGCCACGTATCCACAAGCTGTTTTTCTTTCAACTGGAAAATACCATCATCATATCGCAATCAACACTTGGCAGGGAGTGGGAGCGCCACCACCGCCAAGAAACAGCGTCGGTTTAAATTGGTATACACTTGTATTTCCAGAGGCGTCTGTTAGAGAGGCTGCGGTTAAGCAACTACAGCAAATAGGTGCACCTGTGAAGAAAGAGCAGGACTATTATTTGACCAATGACCCGGCAGGGAATCAAATACGTTTAGTAATTTAA
- a CDS encoding tandem-95 repeat protein: MKESSLSLFSFSKKGFITIFSSAVILSSVATNLVNAQIIDNSKIVFSEDIDWMKPNATLNGEEISIDFSKRFSSFLKDGTIQLEATSSTNIVSVSVSELTLNLNVKSFGQSVIKVIARDNEGKAVTDQFHLKITQKGDLNGDGIITPADALLIYQATSGKVTLTTEQMKLLDINGDGKITNADASELMANYVGKKPMNTADRNFFVVFTEVNDAPIANDDHFTLKEDETLKIDSDLSILKNDIEVDGNSLAAKKMSDPAHGDLTLNQDGTFTYVPNKNFNGYDQFTYKVSDGKVESEERTVFLGVEAVNDAPVAEAGTLKVTEDNQAEGKLTGTDVENSELTYTIVDNGKKGTVTITDQKTGAYTYKPNPNENGKDSFTYKVNDGTTDSEVATVEVNIQAVNDAPVAKADSFKVKEDETLTVDANSSILKNDEDVEGSPLKIKLVSETAHGKLTLNEDGTFTYEPKANFNGTDQFVYKANDGELDSEEQTVTIEVEAVNDAPVAEAGTLKVTEDIQAEGKLTGTDVENSELTYTIVDNGKKGTVTITDQKTGAYTYTPNPNDNGKDSFTYKVNDGTTDSEVATVEVNIQAVNDAPVANADSFKVKEDETLTVDANSSILKNDEDVEGSPLTIKLVSETAHGKLTLNEDGTFTYEPKANFNGTDQFVYKANDGELDSEEQTVTIEVEAVNDAPVAEAGTLKVTEDIQAEGKLTGTDMESSELTYTIVDNGKKGTVTITDQKTGAYTYTPNPNENGKDSFTYKVNDGTADSEVATVEVTIEAVNDAPTISDPSISGKLLIGETVKGNYTYTDVENDEEGSSVYQWYRGIQKDGSDKSPISGANSKEYSIKDEDENFYLFFEVKPVAVTGEQANQSFIINTTDKVVGLTPVLTIHPDPYRPDPLAPITEADLKSQGGTFITVDLTNDQFKESISENDFVLNHAPDGLTVVSAMLLDDTTAGLLLQYDGLDFDYDIPDFSVTAKDTATLKGKAVTSNNMTIKASVDAPSAFISEYLQGSTFDRSAIEVYYPGDGTSNPVTGLKLEVHQWDVAKGQKKVWSLPFLPVTPNMPYIVINSTFYDFFDITNNWYYNDEAFIAMPGLINNAFVLKKDGKVIDTVGNPFVDGPAPILPNGGTMVRKNGD; this comes from the coding sequence TTGAAAGAATCCAGTCTTTCCCTTTTTTCATTTAGCAAAAAGGGATTTATAACTATATTTAGTAGTGCGGTCATACTTTCATCAGTAGCTACTAATCTTGTTAATGCTCAAATAATAGATAATTCCAAGATTGTATTTTCTGAGGATATAGATTGGATGAAGCCGAATGCTACTTTGAATGGAGAAGAAATTAGTATTGATTTTAGTAAACGTTTTTCCTCTTTTTTAAAGGATGGCACCATTCAATTAGAAGCTACATCGAGTACTAATATCGTGTCGGTTTCAGTAAGTGAACTTACATTAAATTTAAACGTAAAGAGTTTTGGACAATCTGTCATAAAAGTAATAGCAAGAGATAATGAAGGGAAAGCAGTTACGGACCAATTTCATTTAAAGATTACTCAAAAAGGCGATCTTAATGGCGATGGAATAATTACTCCTGCGGATGCTCTTCTTATTTATCAAGCGACAAGTGGAAAAGTGACTTTAACAACAGAACAGATGAAACTACTAGACATTAATGGTGACGGTAAAATAACAAATGCCGATGCTAGCGAATTGATGGCTAATTACGTAGGGAAAAAGCCAATGAACACGGCTGACCGAAACTTTTTTGTTGTATTCACAGAGGTCAATGATGCCCCTATAGCAAATGATGATCACTTTACACTAAAAGAAGATGAGACATTAAAAATCGATAGTGATTTAAGTATTCTTAAAAATGACATAGAGGTCGATGGGAACTCCTTAGCGGCGAAGAAAATGAGTGATCCAGCTCACGGTGACTTAACGTTAAATCAAGATGGAACGTTCACATATGTCCCAAATAAAAATTTTAACGGATATGACCAATTTACATATAAAGTAAGTGATGGGAAAGTTGAGTCAGAAGAACGGACTGTATTCCTTGGGGTGGAAGCTGTAAATGATGCCCCAGTTGCGGAAGCTGGAACACTGAAAGTGACGGAGGACAACCAAGCCGAAGGCAAACTTACTGGAACGGATGTAGAGAATTCAGAGTTAACCTACACGATTGTGGACAATGGTAAAAAGGGTACAGTAACGATTACGGATCAAAAAACAGGAGCTTACACATATAAGCCAAATCCTAACGAAAATGGGAAAGACTCGTTCACATATAAGGTGAATGATGGAACAACGGATTCAGAAGTGGCTACCGTAGAGGTGAACATCCAAGCAGTGAACGATGCCCCGGTTGCCAAAGCAGACAGCTTCAAAGTGAAAGAGGACGAGACACTAACGGTTGATGCAAACTCTAGTATTCTCAAAAATGATGAGGATGTGGAAGGCAGCCCGTTAAAAATAAAATTAGTAAGTGAAACAGCCCATGGAAAGCTAACGCTGAATGAGGATGGGACGTTTACCTATGAACCGAAGGCTAACTTTAATGGAACTGATCAATTTGTCTATAAGGCAAATGACGGCGAGCTAGATTCAGAGGAACAGACCGTAACAATTGAAGTGGAAGCTGTAAATGATGCCCCAGTTGCGGAAGCTGGAACTCTGAAAGTGACGGAGGACATCCAAGCCGAAGGCAAACTTACTGGAACGGATGTAGAGAATTCAGAGTTAACCTACACGATTGTGGACAATGGAAAAAAAGGTACAGTAACGATTACGGATCAAAAAACAGGAGCTTACACGTATACGCCAAATCCTAACGATAATGGGAAAGACTCGTTCACATATAAGGTGAATGATGGAACAACGGATTCAGAAGTGGCTACCGTAGAGGTGAACATCCAAGCAGTGAACGATGCCCCGGTTGCCAATGCAGACAGCTTTAAAGTGAAAGAGGACGAGACGCTAACGGTTGACGCAAACTCTAGTATTCTCAAAAATGATGAGGATGTGGAAGGCAGTCCGTTAACAATAAAATTAGTAAGTGAAACAGCCCATGGAAAGCTAACGCTGAATGAGGATGGTACTTTTACTTATGAACCGAAGGCTAACTTTAATGGAACTGATCAATTTGTCTATAAGGCAAATGACGGCGAGCTAGATTCAGAGGAACAGACCGTAACAATTGAAGTGGAAGCTGTAAATGATGCCCCAGTTGCGGAAGCTGGAACACTGAAAGTGACGGAGGACATCCAAGCCGAAGGCAAACTTACTGGAACAGATATGGAGAGTTCAGAGTTAACCTACACGATTGTGGACAATGGGAAAAAAGGCACAGTAACGATTACGGATCAAAAAACAGGAGCTTACACGTATACGCCAAATCCTAACGAAAATGGGAAAGACTCATTCACATATAAGGTGAATGATGGAACAGCTGATTCAGAAGTGGCTACTGTCGAAGTGACAATTGAAGCTGTGAACGACGCACCTACCATTTCAGATCCCTCTATCAGTGGAAAGCTGTTAATAGGAGAAACCGTAAAAGGTAACTATACGTATACAGATGTGGAGAATGATGAAGAAGGAAGCTCAGTTTATCAATGGTATAGAGGAATACAGAAAGATGGCAGTGATAAATCTCCAATTAGTGGTGCGAACTCCAAAGAATATAGCATCAAAGATGAGGATGAAAATTTTTATTTATTTTTTGAAGTGAAACCAGTTGCAGTAACAGGAGAGCAAGCAAACCAATCCTTTATCATCAATACGACAGACAAAGTTGTGGGATTGACACCAGTTCTAACGATTCACCCTGATCCATATAGACCGGACCCGCTGGCACCAATAACGGAAGCAGATCTTAAGTCACAAGGTGGAACCTTTATTACGGTTGATTTAACCAATGATCAATTCAAGGAATCGATTTCAGAAAATGACTTTGTCTTAAATCACGCTCCTGATGGCTTGACGGTTGTCTCAGCCATGTTATTAGATGATACAACTGCTGGGTTATTGCTTCAATATGATGGACTTGACTTTGATTATGATATCCCTGATTTTTCAGTAACCGCGAAAGATACGGCGACGCTTAAAGGAAAAGCTGTCACATCAAATAATATGACGATAAAAGCGAGCGTAGATGCACCTTCTGCGTTTATTTCCGAATATTTGCAAGGTAGCACGTTTGATCGGTCAGCTATTGAAGTCTATTACCCTGGTGATGGTACGTCCAATCCCGTAACTGGATTAAAGCTTGAAGTGCACCAGTGGGATGTAGCAAAAGGACAAAAAAAGGTTTGGAGTCTACCATTTCTTCCGGTCACTCCTAATATGCCTTATATCGTGATTAACAGCACGTTCTATGATTTCTTTGATATAACCAATAATTGGTACTATAACGATGAGGCTTTTATTGCAATGCCAGGATTAATCAATAATGCCTTTGTCTTAAAGAAAGATGGAAAGGTCATTGATACGGTCGGAAATCCATTTGTGGATGGCCCTGCACCTATTCTACCGAATGGAGGAACGATGGTTAGAAAAAATGGGGATTAG
- a CDS encoding helix-turn-helix domain-containing protein encodes MDIGSKIRAIRNRKKITIAQMCEGTGLSKGFISNVENNNTSPSINTLQTIATFLGVPLPYLLLEKKQHMHVVKKAERTYSTYNNLKIEHLSSKGGLRMMLVDFPPGASMGEANAHEGTESHLVLEGRVLAEQGEDSFILEKGDTFSWNASVPHFVKNVSEDKAVVLISVYSDTEPSDVF; translated from the coding sequence GTGGATATCGGTTCAAAGATTCGTGCGATACGAAACAGAAAAAAAATAACAATTGCCCAAATGTGTGAGGGAACGGGACTGTCAAAAGGATTTATCAGCAACGTTGAAAACAATAACACCTCACCTTCTATCAATACTTTACAAACGATTGCAACCTTTCTTGGGGTGCCTCTGCCCTATTTATTATTAGAAAAAAAACAGCATATGCATGTTGTTAAAAAGGCAGAAAGAACCTACTCGACGTACAACAATCTAAAAATTGAACATTTATCGTCCAAAGGCGGATTACGCATGATGCTTGTCGATTTTCCTCCGGGAGCTTCCATGGGTGAAGCCAATGCTCATGAAGGCACGGAAAGTCACTTAGTACTAGAGGGCAGGGTGCTTGCCGAACAAGGGGAAGATTCGTTTATCTTAGAAAAAGGGGATACGTTCAGCTGGAACGCGAGTGTCCCACACTTTGTTAAAAATGTGAGTGAAGACAAAGCGGTTGTACTTATTTCCGTTTATTCTGATACGGAACCGAGTGATGTATTCTAG
- a CDS encoding bifunctional 5,10-methylenetetrahydrofolate dehydrogenase/5,10-methenyltetrahydrofolate cyclohydrolase, translating to MEQIILDGTVVAKEIKENLKGRIESLKEHGIIPCLATILVGNDPSSETYVKMKGNACEKLGIHSIRVHLPEETTTEELLAAIKELNEDDSVHGILLQHPVPSHIDERMAFETIAIEKDVDGVTSAGYGQTALGFGKYPSCTPAAIMEIIHYYKIPVEGKHAVVVGRSPILGKPVSALLLNENATVTTCHSKTTNLPDLLKQADIVVAAVGKPKFIQGSWLKEGAVVLDAGYNKGNVGDIDYESCLEVAGAITPVPGGVGPVTISMLLKQTVDSAEKSKKLVF from the coding sequence ATGGAGCAAATCATTTTGGATGGAACAGTTGTAGCTAAAGAAATCAAAGAAAATTTAAAAGGAAGAATTGAATCGTTAAAGGAACATGGCATCATTCCGTGCCTGGCCACCATTTTAGTAGGAAATGATCCCTCTTCAGAAACATACGTAAAAATGAAAGGGAATGCTTGTGAAAAATTAGGTATACATTCTATTCGAGTACATTTGCCAGAAGAAACAACGACAGAGGAATTGTTAGCAGCGATTAAAGAGTTAAATGAAGATGATTCCGTACATGGGATTCTCCTGCAGCATCCGGTTCCATCACACATTGATGAGCGCATGGCTTTCGAAACCATTGCTATTGAAAAAGATGTCGATGGTGTAACAAGTGCGGGTTATGGTCAAACTGCATTGGGCTTTGGAAAGTATCCATCCTGTACGCCAGCAGCGATTATGGAAATCATCCATTATTACAAAATTCCAGTCGAAGGCAAACATGCCGTTGTGGTGGGACGAAGCCCAATCTTAGGTAAGCCTGTTTCAGCCTTACTTCTTAATGAAAATGCGACAGTGACCACGTGCCATTCTAAAACAACCAACTTACCTGACCTGTTAAAACAAGCAGATATTGTTGTGGCAGCGGTTGGAAAGCCTAAGTTTATTCAAGGGTCCTGGCTGAAGGAAGGCGCCGTTGTTCTGGATGCCGGCTATAACAAAGGGAATGTTGGCGATATTGATTATGAATCATGTTTAGAAGTGGCGGGTGCGATCACTCCTGTACCAGGTGGGGTAGGTCCTGTGACCATTTCCATGCTGTTGAAACAAACCGTTGATTCGGCTGAAAAAAGCAAGAAGCTGGTCTTTTAA
- the msrA gene encoding peptide-methionine (S)-S-oxide reductase MsrA — protein sequence MTGKIELATFAGGCFWCMVAPFDEQPGIKEVVSGYTGGHKENPTYEEVCSDTTGHVEAVQITFDPSVFPYKKLLELFWQQIDPTDAGGQFNDRGTSYKTAIFYHNEEQREQAEASKAGVAASGRFQKPIVTEILPAASFYRAEEKHQDYYKKFPFHYNHYREGSGRARFIRENWKKRKSDEELKQELTPLQFEVTRKNATEPPFRNEFWNHTEEGIYVDIISGEPLFSSTDKYDAGCGWPSFTKPLRRNELEERFDTSHGMRRIEVRSKSADSHLGHVFDDGPGPDRARYCINSAALRFIPKSKLIDEGYGQFLRLFN from the coding sequence ATGACTGGAAAAATAGAATTGGCCACTTTTGCAGGTGGTTGCTTTTGGTGCATGGTCGCACCGTTTGATGAACAGCCTGGGATTAAGGAAGTGGTATCCGGCTATACTGGCGGGCATAAAGAAAATCCCACCTATGAGGAAGTATGCTCCGATACGACGGGGCATGTGGAAGCCGTTCAGATAACCTTTGATCCGTCTGTTTTTCCATATAAAAAGTTGCTTGAGTTGTTTTGGCAACAAATCGACCCAACAGATGCTGGCGGACAGTTTAATGACCGTGGAACTTCCTATAAGACGGCGATTTTTTATCATAATGAGGAACAAAGAGAGCAGGCGGAAGCATCCAAAGCAGGAGTGGCGGCGAGTGGCCGCTTCCAAAAGCCGATTGTAACGGAAATCCTTCCCGCTGCTTCTTTTTATCGGGCGGAAGAAAAGCATCAGGATTATTATAAAAAATTTCCGTTTCATTATAATCATTACCGCGAAGGCTCGGGACGTGCTCGATTTATCCGAGAGAACTGGAAGAAACGCAAAAGCGATGAAGAATTAAAGCAGGAGTTAACGCCGCTTCAATTTGAGGTGACGAGGAAGAATGCGACAGAACCTCCTTTTCGGAATGAATTTTGGAACCATACCGAAGAAGGGATTTATGTGGATATTATTTCGGGAGAACCGTTGTTTAGTTCCACGGATAAATATGATGCTGGATGTGGATGGCCCAGCTTTACGAAACCACTAAGACGAAATGAACTGGAGGAGCGGTTTGATACCTCGCATGGGATGAGGAGAATAGAGGTCCGAAGCAAATCGGCGGATTCTCACCTAGGACATGTATTTGATGATGGACCAGGTCCCGATCGTGCGCGCTATTGTATTAATTCCGCTGCGCTCCGGTTTATACCAAAAAGCAAGCTCATTGACGAAGGTTATGGTCAGTTCTTGAGGTTGTTTAACTAG
- a CDS encoding DMT family transporter, protein MKQEEASRSIALPLTISIIAISFSAIFVKWSDAPASVLSMYRMLFASILMLPIVWKHRDEFKNIEKKDWFFLFFSGSFLALHFVLWFGSLKLTTVASSTIILALQPIVSLVGGFLLFRERTTLSALMTMGIAIIGAMMIGWGDFGLSQDAIMGDVLSFLSVISVVGYLLIGQTIVKKVSHWLYSFCVFFSAAIILIIYNFLTGVAFGGYPGKEWGIFLLLATVPTVSHVINNWLLKYVNATTISMSILGEPVGSTFLAYILLHERLVTWQIAGGLLVLVGVFFFMTQKQKPLPQVIEKETFQ, encoded by the coding sequence ATGAAACAGGAAGAAGCATCAAGGTCGATTGCCCTGCCGCTTACCATTTCCATTATAGCCATCTCGTTTTCGGCTATTTTTGTCAAATGGTCAGATGCACCAGCCTCAGTTTTAAGTATGTATCGAATGTTATTTGCAAGTATTTTAATGCTTCCCATCGTATGGAAACATCGAGATGAATTTAAAAACATCGAGAAAAAAGATTGGTTCTTTTTATTTTTCTCAGGCTCGTTTTTAGCTTTACATTTTGTGCTTTGGTTTGGATCTTTAAAGCTAACGACAGTAGCCAGTTCAACAATCATTCTAGCTTTGCAGCCGATTGTGTCGTTAGTCGGGGGCTTTTTACTGTTTAGAGAGAGAACCACCTTATCTGCCCTAATGACCATGGGGATTGCCATTATTGGCGCGATGATGATTGGCTGGGGAGATTTCGGGTTGAGTCAAGATGCCATTATGGGGGATGTACTTTCCTTTTTAAGTGTCATCTCGGTTGTTGGCTACCTATTAATTGGGCAAACCATCGTGAAAAAAGTATCACACTGGCTGTATAGCTTTTGTGTGTTTTTCTCGGCTGCCATTATTTTAATCATTTATAACTTTTTAACGGGCGTCGCCTTCGGCGGGTATCCCGGTAAGGAATGGGGAATCTTCCTTTTACTTGCGACCGTTCCTACCGTCAGTCATGTGATAAACAACTGGCTCCTCAAATATGTCAATGCCACCACAATTTCTATGAGTATTTTAGGGGAACCTGTGGGCTCGACGTTTTTAGCTTATATCTTACTACATGAACGGCTCGTTACATGGCAAATCGCAGGTGGCTTACTCGTGCTTGTCGGCGTCTTCTTCTTTATGACCCAAAAGCAAAAGCCGCTTCCACAAGTAATTGAAAAAGAGACCTTCCAATAA
- a CDS encoding dioxygenase yields MLPSLFIAHGAPLLALENNEYTQFLHQLGRTLPRPKAIVLFSAHWESTLQQVSSAPEYRTIYDFGGFPEALYKIEYPAKGNHDITKEITELFMSQGVSYNVDASRGLDHGAWVVLRMLYPDADIPVISMSVNPNLSPAEQYQIGKSLAGLREKDVLIIASGGTVHNLRAINWDKDRTGEIDDWAIAFDEWLARHLKNWDAESLFNYQTLAPTATLAVPPYGTEHFIPIFYAMGAADNGQKAELLHRSYRYGNLSHSVWQFN; encoded by the coding sequence ATGCTTCCATCATTATTTATCGCACACGGTGCTCCGTTACTTGCGCTTGAAAACAATGAATATACACAGTTTTTACATCAGTTGGGCCGTACATTGCCAAGGCCAAAGGCAATCGTTTTATTTTCTGCCCACTGGGAGTCGACTTTGCAGCAGGTGAGCAGTGCACCTGAGTACCGAACAATTTATGACTTTGGCGGATTTCCTGAAGCCTTGTACAAAATAGAATACCCAGCTAAGGGAAATCATGACATTACGAAAGAGATTACCGAACTATTCATGAGCCAAGGCGTTTCATATAATGTGGATGCTTCACGTGGATTGGATCACGGTGCATGGGTCGTATTGAGAATGCTGTATCCTGATGCGGATATACCTGTCATTTCAATGTCTGTTAATCCCAACCTGTCACCTGCAGAACAATATCAGATTGGGAAGTCGTTAGCAGGGTTACGAGAAAAGGATGTTTTAATTATTGCCAGCGGGGGAACGGTGCATAATCTCAGAGCGATCAATTGGGATAAAGATCGCACAGGAGAAATAGATGATTGGGCGATAGCGTTCGATGAGTGGTTAGCCCGCCATCTGAAAAATTGGGACGCTGAATCACTGTTTAACTATCAAACATTGGCACCGACGGCTACTCTCGCTGTGCCGCCCTATGGGACAGAGCATTTTATTCCTATTTTTTATGCCATGGGTGCTGCCGATAATGGGCAGAAGGCAGAATTGCTGCACCGCAGCTATCGTTATGGAAACTTAAGCCACAGTGTATGGCAGTTTAATTAA
- a CDS encoding DoxX family protein, translating into MKNKFEVSTLILRVVLGISFFIHGLSKFQGGIENIVGWFDSIGLPGVFAYAVAVIELVGGVALVLGLGSRVVSILLSLVMIGAMVKVKFAVGFLGNGQMAGYELDLAFLAMAVVIAINDSKLFALDQVIFNKQTNNSGNKKAA; encoded by the coding sequence ATGAAAAATAAATTTGAAGTAAGTACATTGATTTTACGAGTGGTTTTAGGAATTAGTTTTTTCATTCACGGACTTTCAAAGTTCCAAGGTGGAATTGAAAATATTGTTGGTTGGTTTGATAGTATCGGGTTACCTGGTGTGTTTGCTTATGCAGTGGCAGTGATCGAATTGGTTGGTGGAGTAGCATTAGTCCTTGGTCTCGGCTCTAGAGTTGTGTCCATTCTTTTATCGCTAGTGATGATTGGCGCCATGGTAAAAGTAAAATTCGCTGTCGGATTTTTAGGAAATGGCCAAATGGCAGGGTATGAACTAGATTTAGCCTTCTTAGCGATGGCTGTTGTGATTGCTATTAATGACAGTAAATTGTTTGCACTTGACCAAGTGATTTTTAATAAGCAAACAAATAATAGTGGAAATAAGAAAGCTGCGTAA